The window TGACCGCATCGGAGGCGCCGTGGGACTGGGCCATGTTGGACATGACGATGGCCTGGCGGTGGTGGGGGATCATCCCTTGGGCGAAGGCGACATCCGCCTTGTTGTGCTGTTCGGCCTCGGTCGGAGCCGGGGCGGTTCTGGAAGTACCGGCAGCGGTGCCGGCAGTGTTCGTACTGTCGTCGGTGCCGCAGGCCGTGAGGACCAGGCCGATGGCGGCCGCGGTGGCTGCCAGGGCGGCACGACGCGGTACGGATCGGTTCGTGTTCATTTCGCTGACTCCAGTGATCGAGTGCGGAGGGAACGGGCACTGCGCGGACGCGGAGGCGTGCCGCAGGAGGAGTCCCTATATCCGCAGGAGCTGGAGTTCGGCGAGCGAGGGTGGCGCCCGTCTTCCGGCGGCTTCGCAGGCCGCTGAGAGCAGGTTCGGCACGGGGGCAACGGCATCGGCGTCGGCGTGCTCCGTGCCGGTGATGGGTACGTTGTCCGGTGCGGTGATGTCGGGGGCACTGGGCAGGGACCCGGAGGCGCACATCGTGTCCGCGTGGCTGGTGTGGCGGCCCGTGTCGTGGTCGTCGTGGGGGCATAGGTGGTGCGGACCGGCATCTGTCGTCGCCACGTGGTGGGACGTGTGCTCGACGGTGACCGGCGACGGCAGAGCGGCCGCAGGGCCCAGGGCGTGCATACCGAGCAGCCCGACGGTGAGGGCCAGGACGAGCATCATGGTGAGCCGCATCAGCACCCGTGGTGCCGTGCGGGGCTCGCGGCCGGTCATATCTCCCAGCGTAGGGCGCGCCCGCGAAGGGCGCCCCGGGACAGCCCCTAGCCCCGCTCGCCGCCTCCGCCCGCCGGATCCGTTCGCTGAGGGCGGGGCAGGTGGAGGCGCTTGAGCGCGAGGGCGTTGACCGCGACGATGATGCTGGACCCGGACATGGACAGGGCGGCGATC is drawn from Streptomyces sp. NBC_01232 and contains these coding sequences:
- a CDS encoding DUF6153 family protein, producing the protein MTGREPRTAPRVLMRLTMMLVLALTVGLLGMHALGPAAALPSPVTVEHTSHHVATTDAGPHHLCPHDDHDTGRHTSHADTMCASGSLPSAPDITAPDNVPITGTEHADADAVAPVPNLLSAACEAAGRRAPPSLAELQLLRI